The following coding sequences are from one Spirochaetota bacterium window:
- a CDS encoding haloacid dehalogenase-like hydrolase: MPPHEVPLFSRAVFCDFDGTVTSEESFLGMFRRFAPEVYREVGPEMHALRLTIREGVRRIVDSIPSALYAEILEYVRTIPIRPGFTELLDYLDKVRVPFVIISGGLRGMVESRLGELSARVHAVHAPDVDISGERLRVFSDFERGGELMAKADVIARYAPVESVCIGDGPTDLTMAQAADLVFARDGLARFLDHINKPYFVWSDFHDVRAALEERWE; this comes from the coding sequence ATGCCGCCGCACGAAGTGCCCCTTTTTAGCCGCGCCGTCTTCTGCGATTTCGACGGGACCGTAACCTCCGAGGAAAGCTTTCTCGGCATGTTCCGGCGCTTCGCTCCGGAGGTGTACCGCGAAGTGGGGCCGGAGATGCATGCCTTGCGTTTGACCATCCGCGAGGGCGTACGACGCATTGTCGATTCGATCCCCTCCGCGCTCTATGCGGAAATACTCGAGTACGTCCGCACCATCCCCATCCGTCCCGGCTTTACGGAACTGCTCGACTACCTCGACAAAGTGCGCGTGCCCTTCGTCATCATCTCAGGCGGACTGCGCGGCATGGTCGAGTCGCGCCTTGGTGAACTCTCCGCTCGTGTCCACGCCGTCCACGCCCCCGACGTGGATATATCCGGCGAGCGGCTACGCGTTTTTTCAGATTTCGAGCGGGGCGGCGAGCTCATGGCCAAGGCCGACGTCATCGCGCGCTACGCCCCGGTGGAATCCGTCTGCATCGGCGACGGTCCCACGGACCTTACCATGGCGCAGGCCGCGGACCTCGTCTTCGCTCGCGACGGCCTTGCGCGCTTTCTCGACCACATCAATAAGCCCTACTTCGTCTGGAGCGATTTCCACGACGTGCGCGCGGCGCTCGAGGAACGCTGGGAATAA
- a CDS encoding MFS transporter, with amino-acid sequence MKSTAQQRAALVIATLAAFITPFMGSAVNIALPAIGAEFAIDAVLLNWVSTAFILASAMFLVPMGRLADLRGRKRVFMAGMGIYTVASILALCAGSASALIACRITQGIGSAMTFGTGLPILISVFPPERRGRVLGINVAAVYLGLSMGPFLGGLITQHLGWRFIFLATVPMGIAILVLVPVYLEGEWAEAKGERFDLAGSLVYGAGLVALIYGFSRLPSTPGIVLSLAGAAALFAFYRIEVTVASPVMNMALFRDNVVFALSNFAALINYSATFASGFLLSLYLQYIKAMTPDSAGIVLVAQPVVMALLSPLAGSLSDRIEPRIVASIGMALTTVGISSFIFLDADTPLGLVVFGLVVLGLGFALFSSPNTNAVMSSVESRHYGVASGTLGTMRLTGQMFSMGIAMLIFALVMGRVPITPEHYGQFLASARIAFTIFSALCFAGIFMSLARGKVR; translated from the coding sequence ATGAAATCCACCGCACAACAGCGCGCCGCTCTCGTCATCGCGACCCTCGCCGCCTTTATCACTCCCTTCATGGGTTCGGCCGTCAACATCGCTCTTCCCGCCATAGGGGCCGAATTCGCGATCGATGCGGTGCTCCTCAACTGGGTTTCTACGGCGTTCATCCTGGCCTCGGCGATGTTTCTCGTTCCCATGGGGCGGTTGGCCGATCTGCGCGGCAGGAAGCGCGTCTTCATGGCCGGCATGGGCATCTATACCGTTGCATCGATTCTGGCTTTGTGCGCCGGCTCGGCCTCAGCGCTCATCGCCTGCCGCATAACTCAGGGGATCGGCAGCGCCATGACCTTCGGAACGGGGCTTCCCATCCTCATCTCGGTCTTCCCGCCCGAGCGGCGCGGCCGCGTACTCGGCATCAATGTCGCGGCCGTGTATCTGGGGCTTTCGATGGGACCCTTCCTCGGCGGGCTCATCACACAACACCTGGGCTGGCGCTTCATCTTTCTCGCCACGGTACCGATGGGCATCGCAATCCTGGTACTCGTGCCCGTTTACCTGGAAGGAGAATGGGCGGAAGCGAAGGGCGAGCGCTTCGACCTGGCCGGGTCCCTCGTCTACGGCGCGGGCCTTGTCGCGCTCATATACGGCTTTTCGCGCCTGCCGTCGACGCCGGGGATCGTCCTTTCGCTCGCGGGCGCGGCGGCGCTCTTCGCCTTTTACCGGATCGAGGTCACCGTCGCCTCGCCCGTCATGAACATGGCGCTCTTCAGGGACAACGTCGTATTCGCGCTGTCGAATTTCGCCGCGCTCATCAATTACAGCGCCACTTTCGCTTCGGGCTTTCTGCTCAGCCTCTATCTGCAATACATCAAGGCCATGACCCCCGACAGCGCAGGGATCGTCCTCGTCGCCCAGCCGGTCGTCATGGCCCTCCTGTCGCCGCTCGCCGGAAGCCTCTCCGACCGCATCGAGCCGCGCATCGTCGCCTCCATCGGCATGGCGCTGACGACCGTTGGGATTTCATCCTTCATTTTCCTCGACGCCGACACGCCGCTTGGCCTCGTCGTCTTTGGCCTTGTCGTACTCGGCCTCGGTTTCGCGCTCTTCTCCTCGCCCAACACCAACGCCGTCATGAGTTCGGTCGAAAGCCGCCACTACGGCGTCGCCTCGGGCACCCTTGGCACCATGCGCCTTACAGGACAGATGTTCAGCATGGGTATCGCCATGCTCATCTTCGCCCTGGTGATGGGCAGGGTACCCATTACTCCGGAGCATTACGGACAATTCCTTGCGAGCGCACGAATCGCCTTCACCATTTTCTCGGCCCTGTGCTTTGCGGGAATTTTCATGTCGCTGGCACGCGGGAAGGTGCGGTGA
- a CDS encoding inorganic phosphate transporter: MDFFYFAVVVLIILAVADLVVGVSNDAVNFLNSSIGSRVAPRFVIMTIASLGIIVGVTFSSGMMEVARKGIFHPNFFTMPELMVIFLAVMITDILLLDHFNTYGMPTSTTVSIIFELLGAAVAVSFLKLTQAGQDISGLGQYINTGKVLAIISGILLSVAVAFICGSVIQLFSRLLFTFKYQKRMKYFGSVWGGLALTMILYFVLIKGAKGSSIINPETAAWIQTHTATIMLSCLIATTAILQIIISFTRIDILKIIVLSGTFALAMAFAANDLVNFIGVPLAGFYSYRIASESADPLNASMEALLAPINTNTLILLAAGIVMVATLWISRKSRTVTETEVSLSRQDEGFERFESTGISRITVRFFSGLIDIVKLTIPPSFRKKISARLETIEADTVEKNPVAPPFDLIRASVNLMVASALISLGTAYKLPLSTTYVTFMVAMGSSLSDRAWGLDSAVFRVTGVYTVIAGWFFTAFAAFTVSMVFAAIMFYSLIPGFIIILLLSLFIIWKNHQKHSERVKEKEGVDVFNLKKITDSNYAIGCTFDHNGIFLGQIGASVTECIDSLSRQDLAKLRSLTRDKKKFQLWANVITANVFKTLRFLNKEETLKSLNYAQIITMLQDIAEAHRDIVMRSYTHVRNHHKPLLDEQIAELNQLKDILSNLLESVSEMLIKKHHTDENAYSDIQRKLKALFKEFDKNQIKRIQNNESKTRLSMLFYGIMGNMQKISDHTLNLIRIYNITFTR; this comes from the coding sequence ATGGATTTCTTTTATTTCGCCGTGGTGGTTCTTATTATCCTCGCCGTGGCAGACCTGGTAGTTGGGGTTAGCAATGATGCCGTAAATTTCCTAAATTCATCAATCGGATCGCGGGTCGCACCGCGTTTTGTGATCATGACTATTGCCAGCCTGGGTATAATTGTCGGGGTCACCTTTTCAAGCGGGATGATGGAAGTCGCAAGGAAAGGGATCTTTCATCCGAATTTTTTTACAATGCCCGAACTGATGGTGATATTTCTTGCTGTCATGATCACCGACATCCTGCTCCTTGATCATTTCAATACATACGGCATGCCCACGTCGACAACGGTATCCATAATATTCGAACTGCTGGGGGCCGCGGTAGCTGTTTCCTTTCTTAAATTGACCCAGGCAGGCCAGGATATATCAGGCCTGGGGCAGTACATCAATACCGGCAAGGTGCTGGCCATTATTTCCGGCATCCTGCTGTCGGTCGCCGTGGCGTTTATATGCGGTTCAGTGATCCAGCTGTTCAGCAGGCTCCTTTTCACGTTCAAATACCAGAAACGGATGAAATATTTCGGTTCTGTCTGGGGGGGGCTTGCTTTGACAATGATTTTGTATTTTGTCCTGATAAAAGGGGCGAAGGGGTCCTCAATCATAAATCCGGAAACAGCGGCGTGGATACAAACGCATACGGCAACGATTATGCTTTCATGTTTAATCGCGACAACAGCGATATTGCAGATTATCATCAGTTTTACCCGAATTGATATACTGAAAATCATCGTTTTGTCCGGTACTTTCGCCCTGGCTATGGCTTTTGCCGCAAACGACCTTGTAAATTTCATCGGCGTGCCTCTCGCGGGATTCTACTCATACCGGATCGCCAGCGAAAGCGCCGATCCGCTCAACGCATCAATGGAAGCGCTCCTCGCTCCAATAAATACAAACACCCTCATTCTTCTTGCCGCAGGCATCGTCATGGTGGCAACCCTCTGGATTTCCCGCAAATCGAGAACGGTCACCGAGACCGAAGTGAGCCTCAGCCGTCAGGACGAAGGTTTTGAGCGCTTTGAGTCTACGGGGATTTCGCGCATAACAGTCCGTTTCTTTTCAGGTCTTATTGATATCGTTAAATTGACAATCCCGCCGTCCTTTAGAAAAAAAATTTCCGCGCGGCTCGAAACCATCGAAGCCGATACTGTCGAAAAAAATCCTGTTGCACCGCCCTTCGACCTGATACGGGCTTCGGTTAATCTGATGGTCGCAAGCGCACTCATCTCTCTTGGTACCGCATACAAGCTGCCCCTTTCAACCACCTACGTAACTTTTATGGTCGCGATGGGATCGTCACTGTCAGATCGGGCGTGGGGGCTCGACAGCGCCGTATTCCGTGTGACCGGCGTTTATACGGTAATCGCGGGTTGGTTTTTTACCGCATTTGCCGCATTCACCGTTTCCATGGTCTTCGCAGCCATTATGTTTTACTCGCTGATTCCAGGTTTTATTATAATACTCCTTCTTTCCCTTTTTATAATCTGGAAAAACCATCAAAAACATTCCGAAAGGGTTAAAGAAAAGGAAGGCGTTGATGTATTCAACCTGAAAAAAATAACGGACAGCAATTACGCTATAGGCTGCACATTTGACCACAACGGCATTTTTCTCGGCCAGATTGGCGCCAGTGTCACTGAATGTATTGACTCGCTGAGCAGACAGGATCTTGCAAAACTGCGTTCGCTGACAAGGGACAAGAAAAAATTTCAACTCTGGGCCAATGTCATCACGGCCAATGTGTTCAAGACCCTCAGGTTTCTTAACAAGGAAGAAACGCTGAAATCCCTCAACTACGCTCAGATTATAACCATGCTTCAGGACATCGCGGAGGCTCACCGCGACATCGTAATGCGCAGTTATACCCACGTAAGAAACCATCATAAACCCTTGCTTGATGAACAGATCGCGGAACTGAATCAGTTGAAGGATATATTATCCAATCTGCTGGAATCTGTTTCGGAGATGCTCATAAAAAAGCATCATACGGATGAAAACGCGTATTCCGACATTCAGCGGAAGTTAAAGGCCTTGTTTAAGGAGTTTGATAAAAACCAGATCAAGCGCATCCAGAATAATGAATCCAAAACAAGGCTGTCCATGCTGTTTTACGGAATAATGGGGAATATGCAAAAAATTTCGGATCACACGTTGAATCTGATCCGGATTTACAATATTACGTTTACGCGTTAA
- a CDS encoding GIY-YIG nuclease family protein yields the protein MEKDYYVYMLDCENGALYTGYTTDIDRRIREHRGGSRRAKFTAGFRPVRVAACWRLSGTRSDALRVEAFIKAMSRAEKEALVAKPGELCALVANGLNVDASVHPETDAMDILE from the coding sequence ATGGAAAAGGACTACTATGTATACATGCTCGATTGCGAAAACGGCGCACTCTACACCGGATACACCACCGACATCGATCGCCGCATTCGCGAACACCGCGGAGGCAGCCGCCGCGCAAAGTTTACGGCGGGCTTCAGGCCCGTGCGCGTGGCCGCGTGCTGGAGACTTTCAGGAACCCGCTCCGACGCGCTCCGGGTGGAGGCGTTTATAAAAGCCATGAGTCGAGCGGAAAAAGAGGCGCTGGTAGCGAAGCCGGGGGAACTGTGCGCACTGGTCGCGAATGGTCTGAACGTCGACGCGTCCGTCCATCCCGAAACTGATGCAATGGACATATTGGAGTGA
- a CDS encoding transposase, with translation MRSAVTPVLEELHEFLVRVKEIATPSSLAGGAVNYTPNEWKKLIRYLDLACMTPDNNEIERSIKSFVIGRKNWMFSNTPRGAHAGAGMYSLIESAKANRLDPYLYLRFLFEKFPYVRGDRDKLAGILPFFVSPDDIKLKDWRVKRRRIETCSEF, from the coding sequence ATAAGATCGGCCGTAACGCCGGTGTTGGAAGAACTTCATGAGTTTCTCGTTCGGGTAAAAGAAATCGCAACCCCGTCGAGCCTTGCCGGAGGGGCCGTGAATTACACGCCGAACGAATGGAAAAAGCTCATTCGGTATCTCGACCTTGCGTGTATGACTCCGGACAACAATGAGATTGAGCGTTCGATCAAGTCTTTCGTCATCGGCAGAAAAAACTGGATGTTTTCAAACACGCCACGCGGGGCCCATGCCGGCGCCGGGATGTACTCGCTGATTGAAAGCGCGAAAGCGAACAGGCTCGATCCGTATTTATATCTGCGTTTCTTATTCGAGAAATTTCCTTACGTCCGCGGCGACAGGGATAAGCTTGCCGGGATCCTTCCGTTTTTTGTCTCTCCGGATGATATCAAGCTTAAAGATTGGCGCGTAAAACGGCGGCGAATTGAAACATGTTCCGAATTTTAG
- a CDS encoding 2-oxoacid:acceptor oxidoreductase family protein produces MKNLIEIRWHGRGGQGTVTAAKVFADACLSGGRHIQAFPEYGPERSGAPLKAYNRISSEALRKHCPVLNPDIVVVVDSTLLDGINVAEGTHADTVYLVNTNKSADETKQKIGLKDNQKLFCLDGTQIAIDSIGRALPNSTMVGALAKISSMLSLDKAVDGVERSFGKKFSRAVIDGNLSAAKRGWEEVKEV; encoded by the coding sequence ATGAAAAATTTAATTGAAATAAGGTGGCATGGAAGAGGAGGACAGGGCACTGTTACGGCAGCAAAGGTTTTTGCTGATGCGTGTTTGAGCGGTGGACGTCATATTCAGGCGTTTCCTGAATACGGGCCTGAAAGATCAGGCGCCCCTCTTAAAGCCTACAACCGGATAAGCTCGGAGGCGCTCAGAAAACACTGTCCTGTTTTAAATCCTGATATTGTAGTCGTTGTTGATTCAACACTTCTCGATGGAATAAATGTCGCGGAAGGAACCCATGCCGATACGGTTTACCTTGTTAATACCAATAAATCTGCCGATGAAACAAAGCAGAAAATAGGTTTGAAAGACAATCAGAAACTATTCTGTCTTGACGGAACACAGATCGCGATTGATTCAATCGGAAGGGCGCTGCCTAATTCAACAATGGTCGGCGCACTTGCGAAAATTTCATCAATGCTTTCACTAGACAAAGCTGTCGACGGAGTAGAACGCAGTTTTGGTAAAAAATTTTCGAGAGCTGTTATAGA